Genomic DNA from Candidatus Omnitrophota bacterium:
AGAACGTCTTTCCATCGCGTTCGGCGTGGAGAGCGGTTGCTTCGTCCACGGTCATTCCGCAGATGGGGTCTTTGGTTACAGGTTTCGATGTTTTCATGTTTTCCTTCTTTCTTTATTTAGAGATCGCTCAAGTGTCAAACGAATCGCTGCCTGACACCCAGCGTTTGATTTGTGCGTTCGATGGAAGCCTGCGCATTCTGTTCGTATCCCGCGAGCGCGCGAATCGCATCAACGTTTTCCGGAATGACGATTGCCTGATTGTCAACCTGATAAGCGTAATAGGCTTCGCGCCCTTCGACCGTCAAAATGTCCTCCCAGATGGCGACTTCATACATATCGTTGCGCGGGCGACCAATTTCCTTCATCAGCTCGACGGTTGAATTAAGAGCCGCCACGCCTTCATCCGCTCGAATGAAAGCGATGCGCGAGTTACGCTTAAAAGCCTCCAAAACTTCTGTTCGTGAGGCATTGCGCTCTAAGTCAATTGTCCAGAAATGCAGATGCCCGATTGTTTCTGGAGAGGTAACGGCCATAGTGACCACGTCGAGTTCCGGCACCACCGTTTTCGCGTCCGGTCCCTGATGACTCGGAATCTTGCGTTCCGGCAGCATCGTGTTGATGATGCCATTCAGATGACTTTCCCACGGATCTGTCGCACGGCGAATCAGCACGCCACGGGCGCGACGAAGCAACCCAGCGTTTCTAAGAGCGTTTAGAGTTCTTACGGTCGCCGTTGTGTTACAGGAAACGACGCGGGTCGAACTGCGTCCGATTGCCGTTTCGTAATTTGCCGAGGCGACGAAACTGTGTCCGGTTAACTCGTGCTTCGCGCCGCCTTGATAAATGAATTTAACGCCCGCCGCTTCATAACGCGGTTTGTTCTTGGCGTCAATGCCTTTCGGTGTGCAGTCAACGATGATTTCAGCCGACTTGAAAAGGTCGTCGAGCGTGCCGCGTACGTCAATTCCAGCTTCGCGCATTTCGTCCGCCTTTTCGCCCAGTGCGGCATAAATCGGGTAGCCGTGCGATTGCGCACGGCGAACCCGATAATCGCTCACGATGTCGGCGATACCAACAATCTCCATATCCGCTTGCAACGAAACGGCGTCGGCTACTCTGCGCCCGATAACGCCAAAACCGTTGATTGCCACCCGAATTTTGCTTGACGCCGTAGAATCTTGACGAATGCCTGAATTCATAATCAAACTCCTTTTTTATAAGCCGACTTCTTTAATAACTTCTCTAAGAGCGCTGGCAGATTTCTTGAGCGCCGCCTCTTCTTCTTTAGTAAAGTCGAGTTTCAAAACTTCTCTAATGCCTTTTTTGCCAATTACAGCGGGAAGACTCAGGTATACATCACGCATATCCAGATAATTGGTCACTAGACTTGATATCGGCAAAACTGCATTTTCATCATGAAGAATGGCCTGTGTTATCCTTGCCAAGGACAAACCAATTCCATATGATGTCTCCCCCTTTTTCTCTATAATTTTACCGGCAGAATCTCTGACTTCGGAAAATATCTTTTTTAACTCTTCCTCGGGGTGACGGGAATGTTTGTTGCCGCACGATGAACAGTAATTCTTAAACAAAACTCCCCCGATCGTAGTGTGGCTCCAAATAGCCGACTCACTATTCCCATGTTCGCCCAAAATATAGGCGTGAACACTGTGCGGATCTATTTTACAGTGCTGCCCCAAAAGAAACCGAAAACGCGCCGTATCCAAAACCGTCCCTGAACCGATGACTTCATTGGCCGGCTTGGAGGAGAATTTGTACGTCGCGTACGAAAGAATATCTACAGGATTAGTCGAGACTAAGAAAATTGCCGAAGGAGCATATTTCATTATTTGTGATACGATCTGGCGGCAAACTTCGACATTGTCTTTAGCAAGTGCAATCCTGGTCTGCCCAGGCTTTTGCTTCTTACCAGCGGTTATCACCACCAAGTCAGAACCTTTTATGTCGCAATAGTCTCCGGCAATGATTTCAACCGGGGAGACATATGGTGCGCCGTGGGATAAATCCATGA
This window encodes:
- a CDS encoding YHS domain-containing protein, whose amino-acid sequence is MKTSKPVTKDPICGMTVDEATALHAERDGKTFYFCGDHCRQKFLSTHSGAKTENNPGGCCG
- a CDS encoding type II glyceraldehyde-3-phosphate dehydrogenase, whose product is MNSGIRQDSTASSKIRVAINGFGVIGRRVADAVSLQADMEIVGIADIVSDYRVRRAQSHGYPIYAALGEKADEMREAGIDVRGTLDDLFKSAEIIVDCTPKGIDAKNKPRYEAAGVKFIYQGGAKHELTGHSFVASANYETAIGRSSTRVVSCNTTATVRTLNALRNAGLLRRARGVLIRRATDPWESHLNGIINTMLPERKIPSHQGPDAKTVVPELDVVTMAVTSPETIGHLHFWTIDLERNASRTEVLEAFKRNSRIAFIRADEGVAALNSTVELMKEIGRPRNDMYEVAIWEDILTVEGREAYYAYQVDNQAIVIPENVDAIRALAGYEQNAQASIERTNQTLGVRQRFV
- a CDS encoding L-lactate dehydrogenase, which encodes MTKINELKPKVSIIGCGNVGMRYAYALIMKGLARSIVITDIDKKRLEGEVMDLSHGAPYVSPVEIIAGDYCDIKGSDLVVITAGKKQKPGQTRIALAKDNVEVCRQIVSQIMKYAPSAIFLVSTNPVDILSYATYKFSSKPANEVIGSGTVLDTARFRFLLGQHCKIDPHSVHAYILGEHGNSESAIWSHTTIGGVLFKNYCSSCGNKHSRHPEEELKKIFSEVRDSAGKIIEKKGETSYGIGLSLARITQAILHDENAVLPISSLVTNYLDMRDVYLSLPAVIGKKGIREVLKLDFTKEEEAALKKSASALREVIKEVGL